The following coding sequences lie in one Nitrospirota bacterium genomic window:
- a CDS encoding HDIG domain-containing protein has protein sequence MDYIIQDSDIQLLKETGVSEDDIKHCMKVAEKALEVAKRTGVDVDMETIGRGALFHDLGKAITHEIEHGRIGALLGKKLGLPEKITGIMEKHIRGGLTEDEAKELGLPVKGYSLQTLEEKIVIYADRLVDIIMDGVVATGYESDAEANFVEILKQYPIYGKNEKTLNRYLSYHKEIQGLINRG, from the coding sequence ATGGATTACATAATTCAGGACTCGGACATACAGCTGCTCAAAGAGACAGGGGTATCGGAAGACGATATAAAACATTGCATGAAGGTGGCGGAAAAGGCGCTTGAGGTCGCTAAAAGGACGGGCGTTGATGTTGACATGGAGACCATCGGCAGGGGCGCCCTTTTCCATGACCTCGGCAAGGCAATAACACATGAGATTGAGCATGGCAGGATAGGCGCGCTGCTTGGAAAGAAACTTGGTTTGCCTGAAAAAATTACAGGCATCATGGAAAAACACATAAGGGGCGGATTAACGGAAGACGAGGCTAAAGAGCTTGGATTGCCTGTAAAGGGTTACTCCCTGCAAACCCTTGAGGAAAAAATCGTTATATATGCCGACAGGCTTGTGGACATCATAATGGACGGGGTTGTTGCAACCGGGTATGAATCGGACGCGGAAGCTAATTTTGTCGAGATACTTAAACAATATCCCATATACGGCAAGAATGAAAAAACCCTCAACCGGTATCTGTCTTATCATAAGGAGATACAGGGGCTGATAAACAGAGGATGA